From the Notolabrus celidotus isolate fNotCel1 chromosome 12, fNotCel1.pri, whole genome shotgun sequence genome, one window contains:
- the nradd gene encoding death domain-containing membrane protein NRADD: protein MRLLGICALLLLKVTFGDACASGKFTELGQCCSLCPAGFGVEVECGKEDTKCTPCPKGTFSSTEDLSSCIPCAKCPLSVPTLSSCSATENTQCECDNGFFFMSQYGLCAPCSKCTKGQGVIQECGPKGDRLCQICGPGTFSEEHVGIKPCQTCTQCSDSEVEIRACMPNTDTICMDKKLHILSRPALDGVDGTRDTPSWPGVEGETSPSPGTPKFTPQDEGGSNNILAYVSVLAAVVLGLLVYVAYKCWRSCKQKKALSKARAAELGASPEGEKLQSDSGVFLDSHSLQDNQPSKGTKRDSKQDNRLYVNLPPHRQEEVERLLQEGGGRGWRQLGAVLGYEPEQLDLFGRGEAPAHTLLSNWAQKEGSTLGLLCSALARIERPDVVTSLNCPTQGVSVV from the exons ATGAGACTTTTGGGCATCTGCGCGCTTCTGCTGTTAAAA GTTACTTTTGGAGATGCCTGCGCCAGTGGGAAGTTCACTGAGTTGGGGCAGTGTTGCAGTCTGTGTCCTGCAGGCTTTGGAGTGGAGGTAGAGTGTGGGAAAGAGGATACCAAGTGCACGCCATGCCCAAAGG GAACATTTTCCTCAACTGAAGACCTCAGCTCTTGCATTCCCTGTGCAAAATGCCCGCTGAGTGTCCCAACACTATCCTCTTGTTCTGCAACTGAAAACACCCAATGTGAATGTGACAATGGCTTCTTCTTTATGAGCCAATACGGTTTGTGTGCACCCTGTTCCAAGTGCACCAAAGGACAGGGTGTCATCCAGGAGTGTGGTCCCAAAGGAGACAGGCTGTGCCAGATTTGTGGTCCTGGAACGTTTTCTGAAGAGCATGTTGGAATCAAACCCTGCCAGACCTGCACCCAGTGCTCGGACAGTGAGGTGGAGATTAGAGCCTGTATGCCCAACACTGACACAATCTGCATGG ATAAGAAGCTCCACATTCTGTCTCGTCCTGCTCTGGATGGGGTTGATGGGACTCGGGATACTCCTAGCTGGCCCGGTGTGGAGGGGGAAACCAGTCCTTCTCCTGGAACACCCAAGTTTACTCCGCAGGACGAGGGAGGCAGCAACAACATCTTGGCATATGTGTCTGTTCTGGCCGCTGTAGTGCTGGGCCTGCTCGTCTATGTGGCTTACAAATG CTGGAGATCATGTAAACAGAAGAAGGCTCTCTCTAAGGCCCGTGCGGCTGAGTTGGGAGCGTCCCCAGAGGGAGAAAAGCTCCAAAGTGACAGCGGTGTTTTTCTGGACTCTCACAGCCTGCAGGACAACCAGCCCAGCAAAG GCACTAAGAGGGACAGCAAGCAGGACAATCGTCTGTACGTCAACCTCCCCCCTCACAGACAGGAAGAGGTGGAGCGCCTCCTGCAGGAGGGAGGGGGTCGTGGGTGGAGGCAGCTGGGTGCAGTACTGGGTTACGAGCCTGAACAGCTGGACCTGTTTGGGCGTGGAGAGGCCCCTGCTCACACGCTCCTCTCTAACTGGGCCCAGAAAGAAGGCTCCACTCTGGGACTGCTGTGTTCTGCATTGGCCCGCATTGAGAGGCCTGATGTGGTTACTAGTCTTAACTGCCCCACACAGGGTGTTTCTGTGGTCTGA
- the setd2 gene encoding histone-lysine N-methyltransferase SETD2, whose amino-acid sequence MDSLLKSEIREEGSGASVKVEGLSKAALIKSLSPRVMLSNHLLPKGTKMKVNLEDQGRQKVSFSFAPTKKPLQSPFFVPPSPEKPMTEPQPALSSSDRGGQSADSKPEHQQRPTVPTSTAETLSPTSVPSAAKLKMDLKKMHFKKQILSVSVTEELPTSAVPSEPHSASLQVTQSETEFSTPQPQNAVSVCSSENAHTETSETIVTTPSLKKQAASSGKDGDSSSSAEQDSKEHKRKTRSQSDSAPPGSESDGDSAQMSSSRRSVDSKSKTNSESRGKEVKKSSSGSHVEEKEKSSSRRSENHERSSSYSKSDRDSRHTSSRSSRSDKDRRRSRSRSRSRSRGSRTSSSHSRSERSRGDRGSRSERSYYHDSDRRSHRSSPRRERRRSRSRTDRTRDSSDSEDDHRKTRTRTSDSSRSSAHASSHKESKSSSYSKSEKASKSSDSPHPSELDKKMQPSKSERTSSKRLSDSDSQCKGSPDMDSSYRKSSSHHKSETSSKSSSSSMHTHSQTYEKRQKSSSSDSEADHKGKSQTSEKYSGSEEKCPNYQKKSSRSDSKQTTPSRSSVKNGGQDRQSSDTFQSPVKAPSVTNTTELSILSKKEKSDSQQGANEQSILHLKEIVSCTDKSLQELSSKRKETKSSLEVETENASAISSSASSESLQHVNASLENLTQVKDSPSNNRPHVKTFAADINSFGSNESVMCSQDEEVVGPQSSFDPHDVQQNTKLEADELSTALTLNKQCETSVPLQSDSSRLEFENQLTLQQQSMDVVRKSCSGTKKSRWDIVGQDNPESEHLQRTLCAENKPTVKKLISVKNIELSKDNSQQDSEVNDIHQQDSETHSKLVRQTEILEHEVDSDSMSMADKYKDQSEPSQASTSMDHCDLQRSVSPKTNTGEPLHINETSQVLKASNMQSWNGDDHEENSKISAHKSKTSKRTSLNQDASGGQSEASDSDNSEYDSDCGEAIKRLHSVVVVPKNSSLTMDAQDTGASSCTPVNSSELQNADTAADLNISEVPKQRQESPFAASVETSGPCVGVNESSSNSMLCQSQSNMVDSTSHLESSSFISAQPYMAAHISAHGGTADLTQTLAKPGHYEGGHKQHNVSSQGEKMYPHYRHNDFSGADNINDRNGFNLGWDFSQSELPSSTYQQPDSSHEPQLLNTKLTGTPPKEQAHMQSNAWNHESSNMHISRKPYLLVHQDPAGEIHPDSLTNDHDDYSEKPSHLSKISVECSRTNTPGSSSFVQGHEISSNSRGSTVPDPNREDAFRPHRGRGPPKKRRPEIESDSDNEAEAGPAGKRERLGDVDVSKDSHVKPEVQRTILTLHDFRDSNKWKDHAKSKKMPPYFDLIEENLYLTERKKSKSHRDIKRMQCECPVLPREERSRGVYACGEDCLNRLLMIECSSRCLNGSYCSNRRFQMKQHADFDVILTEDKGWGLRAAKDLIANTFVLEYCGEVLDHKEFKTRVKEYARNKNIHYYFMSLKNNEIIDATLKGNCSRFMNHSCEPNCETQKWTVNGQLRVGFFTTKPVTEGTELTFDYQFQRYGKEAQKCFCGAPSCRGFLGGENRVSVRAAGGKMKKDRSRKSALTTVDEELEALLENGEGLYDEKQVVSLCRLMVRVETMEQKLICLKLIQDTQNPSCLKQFLDHHGLSLLWIFMVEISEAKGNSANNIKLQSEILRTLAVLPISTKNMLEESRILTFIQRWAQTKSLPQPTEMDGYSSENTSRAQTPLNTPDGSSHKLGPELEGDSSKPAVYRRLKIISENSLDSALSDASKASDGKEEDEEDDDEDEDESSHEGKQVKADPECEAADPTKVLMEEPVKEEKQEETDINLSSQHQTQSDEVEEKVEVEVDLEKEPEVKEDNSEGQTNEEPSEKQESEEEQTGQEVTENTELEGDQPLVKVQESESESVKTDETDPPLEQSLENIETQVDILEDPPPPPPPPPPPPPRDSDAKPGESTNDPALTVEIIEVSIPSEVIAPPVDPSVMGTPSQDEEEGVSDVESDRSQETQLSSLDISGMAARLLDSWKDLKEVYRIPKKKEVEKETSDRSRDRDTALTPRRTSGSRERERERDKERERDRDRDRDRDRDRERERDRDRERDRDRDRDRDRDRDRDRDYDRDRDRDWDRERDRERERDRDRDRDRDRDRGSDKTPRSTERRRRRSTSPPSLSYERSRRTEERFDSSNSNKTPRGVAGKERNKLSTEERRKLFEQEVAQREAQKQQQLQQQQQQQQQQQQQQQQQQQQQQQQLQTLAYDPTLAYASSPGFITYPPGYPIQTFVDPTNPNAGKVLLPTPPVDPNINYEQTPLITDLGLTSPSSTSQTTPVSNLPQHIPTTNLTTGDPQQYAQPTIGTQDAGVAVLSVPAQTAAQVQGQQSYTTLWDPTTQQAVTVQTQPAQQYAAAPAPPQTQTAIYYQGQPCQTIYSIPTAYPQANTPVIQAYTEPTASYLHSQPVYPGHQQGVVVQQGGTVTTIVTSQTVQQEMIVPNNVIDLPPPSPPKAKTIVLPPNWKVARDPEGKIYYYHITTRQTQWDPPTWEGGSDNTSVDHESEMDLGTPTYDENPSKFSTKTAEADTSSELAKRSKETFRKEMSQFIVTCLNPYRKPDCKLGRISNTEDFKHLARKLTHGVMNKELKACKNPEDLECNENVKHKTKEYIKKYMQRFGSVYRPKEDTEVY is encoded by the exons AGAAGAGGGGAGTGGTGCCTCA GTGAAGGTGGAGGGCCTATCGAAGGCAGCTCTAATCAAAAGCCTGTCTCCCAGAGTCATGTTATCCAACCATCTCCTGCCTAAAGGGACCAAAATGAAGGTCAACCTGGAAGATCAGGGTCGTCAGAAAGTGTCCTTCAGTTTTGCACCGACCAAGAAGCCACTGCAGAGCCCCTTCTTCGTCCCCCCCAGCCCTGAGAAGCCTATGACTGAACCTCAACCTGCCTTGTCGAGCTCAGACAGAGGGGGGCAGAGTGCAGACAGCAAACCTGAGCATCAGCAGAGACCCACGGTGCCAACATCAACAGCAGAGACACTCTCTCCAACATCAGTCCCTTCAGCTGCTAAACTGAAAATGGACTTAAAAAAGATGCATTTCAAGAAGCAAATTCTCAGTGTCTCTGTTACTGAAGAGTTACCGACCTCTGCTGTGCCAAGTGAGCCACACTCTGCCAGCTTGCAGGTCACGCAAAGTGAAACTGAATTCTCGACACCCCAGCCTCAGAATGCTGTCAGTGTCTGCTCCTCTGAAAATGCACACACTGAAACCTCTGAGACAATAGTAACCACCCCAAGCCTCAAGAAGCAAGCTGCGTCCTCAGGAAAAGATGGAGACAGTTCCAGCAGTGCTGAGCAGGACAGTAAAGAACACAAAAGGAAAACCAGGTCCCAATCTGATAGTGCACCTCCTGGCTCAGAATCTGATGGAGATTCAGCCCAGATGTCTTCCAGTCGCAGATCAGTTGACTccaaaagtaaaacaaactcTGAGAGCAGAggtaaagaggtaaaaaagtCTTCCTCTGGTTCACAtgtggaggaaaaagaaaaaagttccTCAAGGCGTTCAGAAAATCACGAAAGGTCCTCTAGTTACTCCAAATCAGACCGGGATTCTAGACACACATCATCACGCTCATCTAGATCAGACAAAGACCGCAGAAGGTCCAGGTCCAGATCACGGTCTAGATCCAGAGGGTCCAGAACAAGTTCATCTCACTCCAGATCGGAGAGATCCCGAGGTGACAGAGGATCCCGATCTGAAAGGTCGTACTATCACGATTCTGATCGCAGATCACACAGGAGTTCTCcacgcagagagaggagacgttCCCGTTCTCGCACTGACAGAACTCGGGACAGTTCAGATTCTGAGGACGACCACAGGAAGACGAGGACAAGGACAAGTGACTCGAGTAGATCGTCCGCGCATGCAAGCTCACATAAAGAGTCTAAATCATCTTCCTACTCAAAATCTGAAAAGGCCTCTAAATCGTCCGATTCTCCTCATCCCTCAGAGTTGGATAAAAAAATGCAACCGTCAAAATCTGAAAGAACCTCAAGCAAGCGACTGTCAGACTCTGATTCTCAGTGCAAAGGCTCACCAGACATGGACTCCAGTTACCGTAAATCTAGCTCCCATCACAAGTCTGAGACCAGCAGTAAATCCTCTTCTTCCAGTATGCACACCCACTCTCAGACTTACGAGAAACGCCAAAAAAGCAGCTCTAGTGACTCTGAGGCAGATCATAAAGGAAAATCTCAGACCTCTGAAAAATACTCTGGATCTGAGGAGAAATGTCCAAACTACCAAAAGAAAAGCAGTAGGTCCGACTCAAAGCAGACGACACCTTCTAGATCATCTGTGAAAAACGGCGGACAAGATAGACAATCAAGTGACACCTTTCAAAGCCCTGTCAAAGCACCGTCAGTCACAAACACCACAGAGTTATCTATTCTGAGTAAAAAAGAGAAATCTGATTCCCAACAAGGTGCAAATGAACAAAGTATTCTGCATTTGAAAGAGATTGTCTCATGCACTGATAAAAGTCTGCAAGAACTGTCATCtaagaggaaagaaacaaaatcaagtcTTGAAGTTGAAACAGAAAACGCCTCAGCTATATCCTCGAGTGCCTCGAGTGAAAGCCTACAGCATGTAAATGCCAGCCTGGAAAACTTGACTCAAGTGAAGGATAGCCCTTCTAATAACCGACCACATGTGAAAACATTTGCAGCTGATATAAACTCATTCGGTAGTAACGAAAGTGTAATGTGTAGCCAGGACGAGGAAGTTGTTGGGCCACAGTCCTCGTTTGACCCACACGATGTCCAGCAGAACACTAAATTAGAGGCTGATGAGCTGAGTACAGCTTTAACGCTTAACAAGCAATGTGAGACAAGTGTGCCACTTCAATCCGATTCAtcgcgccttgaatttgagaaTCAGCTGACACTCCAACAGCAAAGTATGGATGTTGTTAGAAAGAGCTGCAGCGGCACCAAAAAGTCCAGATGGGATATTGTTGGGCAGGACAACCCGGAGAGTGAACATTTACAGAGGACGCTTTGTGCAGAGAATAAGCCTACTGTAAAGAAATTGATCTCCGTCAAAAATATAGAGCTCTCAAAAGACAATAGTCAACAAGACTCTGAGGTAAACGATATTCATCAGCAAGACAGTGAAACACATTCCAAACTGGTGAGGCAGACAGAGATCTTAGAGCACGAAGTGGACTCTGACAGCATGTCTATGGCTGATAAATACAAAGACCAAAGTGAGCCTTCACAAGCGAGCACCAGCATGGACCACTGTGACTTACAGCGGAGTGtttctccaaaaacaaacacaggcgaGCCTCTGCACATAAACGAAACATCACAGGTCCTAAAAGCTTCAAACATGCAGAGCTGGAATGGCGATGATCATGAAGAAAATTCAAAGATCAGTGCTCACAAGAGCAAAACGAGTAAGAGAACATCACTTAATCAGGATGCATCAGGAGGGCAGAGTGAGGCCAGTGATAGTGACAACTCAGAGTACGACTCTGATTGCGGCGAGGCTATAAAACGATTGCACTCTGTGGTGGTGGTGCCAAAGAATTCATCCCTAACAATGGACGCACAGGACACAGGAGCTTCCTCATGCACTCCAGTGAATAGTTCAGAACTTCAGAATGCTGACACAGCAGCTGACCTGAATATCAGTGAAGTTCCCAAACAAAGGCAAGAGAGTCCCTTTGCTGCATCTGTGGAAACTAGCGGTCCATGTGTGGGTGTGAACGAGTCATCCAGTAACAGTATGTTGTGTCAGTCCCAGAGTAACATGGTTGATAGCACCAGTCACTTAGAGAGTTCCAGCTTCATCAGTGCCCAGCCTTACATGGCGGCTCACATCAGTGCGCATGGAGGCACCGCAGATCTAACTCAAACTCTTGCTAAACCAGGGCATTATGAGGGGGGGCACAAACAGCATAATGTAAGCAGTCAGGGTGAAAAGATGTATCCCCATTATCGGCATAATGATTTCTCCGGTGCAGATAATATCAATGACAGGAACGGGTTCAACCTGGGTTGGGATTTTTCACAATCAGAACTGCCTAGTAGTACTTACCAGCAGCCTGATAGCAGTCACGAGCCTCAGTTATTGAACACTAAACTCACAGGAACCCCTCCCAAGGAGCAAGCGCACATGCAGAGTAACGCTTGGAACCATGAATCTTCAAATATGCATATTAGCCGAAAACCCTACCTCCTCGTTCATCAGGATCCTGCAGGTGAAATCCATCCCGACTCCCTAACTAATGACCACGACGACTACAGTGAAAAACCATCACACCTCTCTAAAATATCTGTTGAGTGCAGCAGAACAAACACCCCAGGTTCATCAAGCTTTGTGCAAGGCCATGAAATAAGCAGCAACAGCAGGGGCTCTACAGTCCCTGACCCCAACAGGGAAGACGCCTTTAGACCCCACAGAGGCCGTGGCCCTCCTAAGAAAAGGCGTCCCGAGATCGAGTCGGATTCAGATAACGAGGCAGAAGCTGGGCCTGCAGGAAAGAGGGAGCGCCTCGGAGATGTTGACGTCTCCAAGGATAGCCATGTCAAGCCAGAGGTGCAGCGTACAATACTCACTCTGCACGACTTTCGCGACTCCAACAAGTGGAAGGACCATGCCAAGTCTAAGAAGATGCCCCCTTACTTTGACTTGATCGAGGAGAACCTGTATCTAACTGAGAG AAAGAAGAGCAAGTCTCATCGAGACATCAAGAGAATGCAATGTGAGTGCCCCgtgctgcccagagaggagcgttcAAGAGGAGTATATGCATGTGGGGAAGACTGTTTAAACCGGCTGCTGATGATTGAGTG CTCCTCGCGGTGTCTGAATGGATCCTACTGCTCTAATCGACGCTTTCAGATGAAACAACACGCTGACTTCGATGTTATCCTCACTGAAGACAAGGGCTGGGGACTCAGGGCAGCTAAAGACCTGATTGC AAACACTTTTGTACTGGAGTACTGTGGGGAGGTGTTAGACCACAAGGAGTTCAAAACCAGGGTGAAAGAATATGCTCGCAATAAGAACATCCATTACTACTTCATGTCCCTGAAAAATAATGAG ATCATTGATGCAACACTGAAGGGTAATTGTTCTCGGTTTATGAACCATAGCTGCGAGCCCAACTGTGAGACCCAGAAG TGGACTGTAAACGGCCAGCTTAGAGTTGGGTTCTTCACCACCAAGCCTGTCACAGAAGGAACTGAGCTGACGTTTGATTACCAGTTCCAGAGATATGG caaagaAGCACAGAAATGCTTCTGTGGGGCACCCAGCTGCAGAGGCTTCCTGGGTGGAGAGAACAGAGTTAGTGTTCGGGCAGCTGGAGGGAAGATGAAGAAAGACCGCAGTCGAAAGAGTGCTCTCACCACG GTTGATGAGGAGCTGGAGGCGTTACTGGAGAACGGAGAAGGCCTGTATGATGAGAAACAGGTggtgtctctctgcagactaATGGTCCGAGTGGAAACCATGGAGCAGAAACTCATCTGCCTTAAGCTCATCCAA GATACACAGAATCCATCATGCCTGAAGCAGTTCCTGGACCATCATGGGCTGTCTTTGCTGTGGATCTTCATGGTGGAGATTTCTGAAGCTAAAGGGAACAGCGCCAATAACATCAAACTGCAGTCAGAG aTTCTGAGGACCTTAGCTGTGCTGCCTATCTCTACTAAGAACATGCTGGAGGAGAGCAGAATCTTGACCTTCATTCAGCGATGGGCCCAGACAAAAAGTCTCCCTCAGCCTACGGAGATGGATGGTTACTCCAGCGAGAACACCTCCCGTGCTCAGACCCCCCTCAACACTCCTGATGGTTCTTCCCACAAACTGGGACCAGAACTTGAAGGGGACTCTTCCAAACCTGCCGTGTACCGCCGCCTTAAAATCATCAGTGAAAACAGTCTGGATAGTGCGCTTTCTGACGCTAGCAAAGCATCTGACGGgaaggaggaagatgaagaggacgATGATGAGGACGAAGATGAATCCTCACACGAAGGCAAGCAGGTGAAGGCAGACCCTGAGTGTGAAGCTGCTGATCCAACGAAAGTGTTGATGGAAGAGCCGGTAAAAGAGGAGAAGCAGGAAGAGACGGATATAAATTTAAGCAGTCAGCATCAAACTCAAAGTGATGAGGTGGAAGAAAAAGTTGAGGTGGAGGTGGATTTGGAGAAGGAACCTGAAGTGAAAGAGGACAACAGCGAGGGTCAGACAAACGAGGAGCCAAGTGAAAAAcaggagagtgaggaggagcagACTGGTCAGGAAGTGacagaaaacactgaactgGAAGGAGACCAGCCCCTCGTTAAAGTTCAGGAGTCAGAGAGTGAGTCTGTGAAAACGGATGAAACTGATCCTCCTCTTGAGCAGTCCTTAGAGAATATAGAAACCCAGGTAGATATACTAGAAgatcctcctccaccaccacctcctcctcctcctccacctcctcgtGACAGTGATGCGAAACCTGGTGAATCCACCAATGATCCTGCTCTAACTGTCGAAATCATAGAAGTTAGTATACCCTCTGAAGTcatagcgccccctgtggacccCTCAGTGATGGGGACGCCTTCTCAGGACGAGGAGGAAGGTGTCTCAGATGTGGAGAGTGACAGGAGTCAGGAGACCCAACTCAGTTCTCTGGACATTAGTGGCATGGCTGCCCGGCTTCTGGACAGCTGGAAGGATCTGAAG GAGGTGTACAGAATACCAAAGaagaaggaggtggagaaggaaaCAAGTG ATCGTAGCCGAGATCGAGACACAGCTCTGACTCCACGCAGAACTTCTGGGAGTCGAGAACGTGAAAGGGAGCGAGACAAGGAGAGGGAacgagacagagacagagacagagacagagacagagatcgAGAACGAGAACGAGATCGAGATCGAGAACGAGACAGAGACCGTGACAGAGACCGTGACAGAGACCGTGACAGAGACCGAGAttatgacagagacagagaccgagactgggacagggagagagaccGAGAACGTGAGCGGGACAGAGACCGGGACCGGGACCGTGACCGTGACCGAGGCTCTGACAAAACTCCACGCAGCACTGAAAGACGAAGGAGACGCTCCACATCACCTCCATCCTTATCCTACGAGAGGAGCCGACGCACTGAGGAACG GTTCGACTCATCAAACAGCAACAAGACACCGAGGGGAGTTGCTGGCAAGGAGCGCAACAAGCTGTCCACAGAGGAGCGTAGAAAGCTGTTTGAGCAGGAGGTTGCTCAGCGTGAAGCTCAGAAACAgcaacaacttcaacaacagcagcagcagcagcaacaacagcagcaacaacagcagcagcaacagcagcagcagcagcagcagcttcagactCTGGCTTATGACCCTACTCTTGCCTATGCCTCCAGCCCTGGCTTCATCACATACCCTCCTGGATATCCCATACAGACCTTTGTTGATCCCACCAACCCCAACGCAGGCAAAGTCCTGCTGCCCACTCCTCCAGTTGATCCCAACATAAACTATGAACAGACGCCTCTTATCACAGACCTGGGACTTACCTCTCCATCCTCCACTTCCCAGACCACTCCAGTTTCTAACCTCCCTCAGCACATCCCTACCACCAACCTCACCACCGGAGACCCTCAGCAGTACGCTCAGCCCACCATAGGAACCCAGGACGCGGGTGTAGCTGTTCTCTCTGTGCCGGCCCAGACGGCTGCCCAGGTGCAGGGTCAGCAGAGCTACACCACTCTCTGGGATCCCACTACTCAGCAGGCAGTGACGGTGCAGACGCAGCCCGCACAGCAGTATGCGGCCGCCCCAGCACCGCCGCAGACGCAGACAGCCATCTATTACCAGGGTCAGCCATGCCAAACCATCTACAGCATCCCCACCGCATACCCTCAGGCCAACACTCCCGTTATACAG GCGTACACTGAACCCACAGCCAGCTACCTGCACAGCCAGCCTGTGTATCCTGGTCATCAGCAGGGAGTGGTGGTGCAGCAGGGAGGCACAGTTACCACCATTGTGACATCCCAAACTGTACAACAG gaaATGATTGTTCCCAACAATGTGATAGACctgcctcctccctctccccccaaAGCCAAAACTATTGTCCTACCTCCTAACTGGAAAGTCGCTCGAGACCCTGAGGGCAAGATTTACTACTACCACATTACGACGAG GCAAACACAGTGGGACCCTCCAACCTGGGAAGGAGGCAGCGACAACACTAGTGTTGACCATGAGTCTGAGATGGACCTGGGAACACCCACCTATGATGAGAATCCTTCCAAG TTCTCCACCAAGACCGCTGAAGCAGACACTTCTAGTGAACTGGCTAAGAGGAGTAAGGAGACGTTTCGCAAAGAG ATGTCCCAGTTCATCGTGACTTGTCTAAATCCTTATCGTAAGCCGGACTGCAAACTTGGACGCATCAGTAACACAGAAGATTTCAAACACCTGGCTAGAAAG CTTACTCACGGAGTCATGAACAAGGAATTAAAAGCATGCAAGAATCCCGAGGACCTGGAGTGTAATGAAAATGTGAAGCACAAGACTAAGGAGTACATCAAGAAGTACATGCAGCGATTCGGCTCAGTGTACAGACCTAAAGAGGACACAGAGGTGTACTAA